CTCCTTGATAAGGTAAGCTCTTTAATTGTTTTGCGAGATCTTTTCGAGCCTGTTCTCGCTCGGTTTTTGTAGGATTATAGTCAAACGTGCGGTATAATTTTTTTCTGATAGGATCCACTTTACCGATAAGACTATACATAACCAGGGCAACATCTTTTCTGGAACGCTTTAAAAATGGATCAATGACCTCGCGTGTATGCCGTCCTGCAAGATGATTTTTTTCGGGCGTACAAAAGTCAGCAGCGCCAGCAGGCTCAGGAGTTTTCCAGCCTTGACCATCATCAATTCCCCAGGGATGGACCATGATCACGGCAGTTTTGTCAGCGCGAATTTTATTAGGAATTTCAATGATGCCTCGTGCATTATATGAAAATCTCCAGGCCCTTACACTCAAGTCTGCCCCTTCGTCATCAACTAACAATGGTGCCTCAAATCGTCTAAGCTCTTCAATAGGTTGAATAAATTCGGGGTGATCAGCCAATAATGGAGAGGGAGCTTTCAGTTTTTTTAATGTATTATGATAAACGCGTATTTCTTCACCAGCATTAGTGAGTTGTGAATTTAAAATTAAAGAGAATGTAAAGAACAAGCCAAAAAGTAAATCACGTGAACCAAACATCTTTACTGTAGCTCCTTTGATCTCTAAAAAATTGTGATATGGGTGGATTAGTTCTGATTCTAAGGAACGCGTTTTGCAATGTCGCTCAAGCCCACAATTTCAGCTTTGTCATTTTCTTGGTTAACAAGATTACAAATCAATTTGATAGTTTCAAATTTTGGATCTTCGACATACATAATGGATGGATGACACAGAAAATCAAATACACCCCCTTGTTTTATTGCTTGTTGCACGCATAGCTCAACAGATTTGAGAAAGTATTTTAATTTCCAGTATCCAGATCGAAAGGCCCCTACATCACTAATGGGACTCATTGGAATTTCAATCAGGCCAGTTGGATAGACGTAAGGTTGTGCTTCTTGTTGTGCGAGTAAGATCGATTGATAAATTTCCTCTGTGGGCTTTTCCTTAGGTTGGCTGTATTTATGTTTTGGGTATTTCGAGCTGACCCATTTAAACCCCTCCGCAAGCAACATTTTTTGCAAATCTGCTCGATTGTTAAGTGCATTACTGGAGCCACCAGGCGTTCTGAATCCATCAGGCACGATTCCTAATCGTTGTTTCATTGCTTCCGTGGTCAATCGAATATTTTGACGAATGACTTGTTCTGCCGATTTCCCACCGAGTAACCAGGGAGAACGTTGAAAACGAAATTGTGTTTTTTGAGGTTCAGTAGCCCATACATTGACATGGTCATAAGTATGATTTCCGATGGGATGGCCCATTTCTGAGATACTTTTAAGCCAGGTAATATCTTTTTGTTCTAGGACACGACCCACACAAAAAAAATGAATCAATCCACCTGATTGTTTCGCAATCTCAGCTGCTTTCAATGAATAGTCTTTGGTTTCTTTGTTTAGGTTACCTTTTTGAAAATCCCATTCGAATATATCCCTCTGCGGATATTGGCGGCTCATTTCTAGATCGAAGGTAATCGCAATTTGTGCTTTTTTTGGAGCGTGAGTTTCTGCAGATTGTGCGAATACTGTTTGTATTCCAAAGGCCGAGCCTGTTAGTGCAGTCAGGAATGACCGGCGAGAAATTACAGCGTTTGAGTCTGACATCAGCGTTTTTCCAATGCTATCAGTGATTTCAGCCGAGCAAAAAAACAGTTCTGGTGGCTTTTTTAAGCTTATTATATAAAAATCTATCGATGTTTCATCTAGTATCACTCGAGGCAATCATCAAATTAAAGGCTGGATTAGTATTGCACTGCAAATAAAGGGTTTTTGACAGAAGTTGGAATGGATAAATT
The Gimesia aquarii DNA segment above includes these coding regions:
- a CDS encoding isochorismatase family protein; this encodes MFGSRDLLFGLFFTFSLILNSQLTNAGEEIRVYHNTLKKLKAPSPLLADHPEFIQPIEELRRFEAPLLVDDEGADLSVRAWRFSYNARGIIEIPNKIRADKTAVIMVHPWGIDDGQGWKTPEPAGAADFCTPEKNHLAGRHTREVIDPFLKRSRKDVALVMYSLIGKVDPIRKKLYRTFDYNPTKTEREQARKDLAKQLKSLPYQGEPLPNRLTLSKEQPVIDYFKQFSGLSAGDRFNGKGFWNVPVPVTSDITVHDDDVLIFDQEGYEPLKKFLKKEGIRHVLLTGYATDMCFCKTTAGYENLSRDFNVFLVGDASLATFPANSSPKYATNAHISFASLNHLITQVSWIKKIHSD
- a CDS encoding polysaccharide deacetylase family protein yields the protein MSDSNAVISRRSFLTALTGSAFGIQTVFAQSAETHAPKKAQIAITFDLEMSRQYPQRDIFEWDFQKGNLNKETKDYSLKAAEIAKQSGGLIHFFCVGRVLEQKDITWLKSISEMGHPIGNHTYDHVNVWATEPQKTQFRFQRSPWLLGGKSAEQVIRQNIRLTTEAMKQRLGIVPDGFRTPGGSSNALNNRADLQKMLLAEGFKWVSSKYPKHKYSQPKEKPTEEIYQSILLAQQEAQPYVYPTGLIEIPMSPISDVGAFRSGYWKLKYFLKSVELCVQQAIKQGGVFDFLCHPSIMYVEDPKFETIKLICNLVNQENDKAEIVGLSDIAKRVP